Within Nostoc flagelliforme CCNUN1, the genomic segment TCACATTCCCCGCATTTCCTTGTCCAAATGTAAATGCTGACATTCCCACCCACCAGCAGCAAACTTTTTCCATCTGGTACTCGTAAACCTAATTCATTAAAGCCTGCTGGGTCTTTTCCTGCGGGTGCAACTGAGTTATTTTGAATCCCTCCGTTTTGATTAATCTGATTAAACAGCAATGCTGAAGGATTAACAGTCAACAAGGGTGAAGGGATATTTTTCTCAGTAGCACTAAAAAATCCTCGATTTCCAAATTGCAGTGCATTCGCTGTAGTTCCAACAAAAGAACCACCAATATTTAACGAAGCATTCTGTCCAAAAATAATACCATTCGGATTAATCAGAAATAGGTTGGCAGCACCGTTAGCGCGAATTAATCCATCAATATTAGAAGCTGACCCACCTGTTACCCGACTGATAATATTTTGAATATCTAAAGCATTATTAAAAGAAGCAGTGCCACCAGTAGGAACAGAAAACTCGCTAAAGCTGTGAAACAAATTACTTCCTGCTTGCGTTCCCCCTGTGATATTGAGGGTGTTGCCATCTGGTGTAACAATCGAATTATTAGGCAAAGTGCCATCTGGAGTAATTTGGGCAAAGACATGCTCTTGCAAAGAAGCAATTAACACACTTCCCACCACCAAACTACTACACCAACACCGCCAATCTTGAGTTATTCCTGACATAGCACTCCTCAATAAATCCACCGTGTGGCTAGTCTTTTTTTTCCAGCGTTGTAATCCTGTAGAATGGGCTTCCTAGCAATGTTTTGCAAGCCAAGTACATTTAATAAATCAACCCAATTATCTTATCAAAGCCCCTTTGATTGATTTAGCACTCTAAAAGTTTGCTATCTTTATCTCTGGCTTAATTAGGCGAGTTTTATGCAAAAGTGTATTATTTTTACAATCCTTTACATTTTGAAAAGTTTATGTAGTTGAATTTGGCCGTGAGCTAATTTTTTCTAAGTTAGATAACCATTTTTTGGTAAATGATTAATTATAGAGCGATGCCTACGCCCCTTATCCTCGCTTGAAAACTCAGGAGCGATCGCTCTTTTCCTGGCTTGTATATTGGTATGAAAAAGCCCGAAGCTAGCATCAGCTATTGTCCACGCTCGTGCTTCATACTTGCAGGCGTTCGCACTTCCCTTCAAGAATGGTACTATCTCAGCATTCTCTGACGGATAATTAAGAGTGAAAAACACAAAGCTAGAAAAGAAAAGTTTGTTTACAGTAATAGATGATGCCGAAGCGATAAAAATAACTGGCAGTCTAAAGAGTGTTGAAATTAAAATTAAATGTCGATTTG encodes:
- a CDS encoding filamentous hemagglutinin N-terminal domain-containing protein; the encoded protein is MSGITQDWRCWCSSLVVGSVLIASLQEHVFAQITPDGTLPNNSIVTPDGNTLNITGGTQAGSNLFHSFSEFSVPTGGTASFNNALDIQNIISRVTGGSASNIDGLIRANGAANLFLINPNGIIFGQNASLNIGGSFVGTTANALQFGNRGFFSATEKNIPSPLLTVNPSALLFNQINQNGGIQNNSVAPAGKDPAGFNELGLRVPDGKSLLLVGGNVSIYIWTRKCGECDSTGTRCC